In the genome of Kiritimatiellia bacterium, the window TCGTGATTTGCCCAAGCGCTACGCCGAGTACGGCACGGTGTATCGCTACGAACGCAGCGGCGTGCTGCACGGCCTGACGCGCGACGATGCCCACATCTTCTGCCGCCCGGATCAGGTAGAGGATGAGATTCTGCGCGCGCTGGAGTTCTCGCTCTTCATCCTGCGCAAGATGGGGCTGACGGACTTCAAGGCCTATTTGGCGACGCGGCCCGAAAAGTACGTCGGTGATGTAGCGGAATGGGAGAAGGCCACCGAGGCGCTGCGGCGGGCGGTGGAGAAGGAGGGCCTGCCGTACGAAGTGGACGAGGGCGGTGGCGCGTTCTACGGCCCG includes:
- a CDS encoding threonine--tRNA ligase codes for the protein GKELDLFSISDEVGPGLILWHPKGARIRVLVEDFSRQAHLENGYEWVFSPHIGRAHLWETSGHLSFYKENMYAPMDIEGEAYYAKPMNCPFHIQIYKSHIRSYRDLPKRYAEYGTVYRYERSGVLHGLTRDDAHIFCRPDQVEDEILRALEFSLFILRKMGLTDFKAYLATRPEKYVGDVAEWEKATEALRRAVEKEGLPYEVDEGGGAFYGP